AAGCACAGCAAGTCGCCACTGTGCACCCGGCTTCGGACATTCGCCGACTCTATCCATGGAACCAGAGCTTCATGATAAGTGATGACACCTGTGAGAACCAGACTCGACCGCTGTGGGGAGAAAGACGCTAATAGCGGCATTTCCGCTTGGCTACTGAGATGACTCGGAACGGAGACCTCGCCAGTAAGAGGCTGGACATAGGACACACGAGGACCTGTGACTGCCCGGAGAACCATATCAGCTGCCTAACAGCAAAGGAGTGGTTACGGTACCAAGTTGCAGTATGGGAGTTTTACTACGAGAAGAAGGACCTGCGGGACAAGAGAATACACCCGGCCGTGTTTCCTATTGGGCTTCCCAAGAGGTGCATTGAACTCTTCACTCACAAAGGAGAGCTCGTACTTGATCCATTCGTGGGCTCAGGCACCACGCTCTTGGCAGCAAGGACTCTTGAGCGGAACGCGGTAGGCTTCGACCTCAAGAAGGAGTATGTTGAGACTGCACAGAAGAGACTCAGAGAAGAGAGGTCAGGAGGGGCCACGCAGCTTGCGATATGTGACGATGCATTGAGAGTCTGTGATTATCTCGACGACGAGTCGGTCTCCCTCATCGTCACCTCACCGCCGTATGCTAGCCTGCTGAATCGACGCAGGACCAACAGGAGCATCAGAGGAGACCTGAGGAGGAGCGAGCACTACATGGAGGTCCAGCAGTATTCAGAGGACTCAAGAGACCTCGGCACCATGACCATCGAGGACTACTCCAATGCAATAGAGTCCATCTTCGCAGGTATTCTTCCGGTCATTAGACCCAAAGGTAATGTGATCATAAATATCACGGACTACTGGTGGGAAGGCCGACGCGTACCTGCCCACATCTACGTGGTCCAGTCTATGCAGAAGGCAGGGTACGAGCTGAGGAACACCATGATCTGGGACAGGAGGAATCTTGTGAACCGGACCGGAATATACGGGTGGCCTAACAACTACATCACGCTGTCTACGACTTTCGAGTACTTGCTTCACTTCTGGAAGCCGTCGGAGAGGTCAGAGTCCTAGGACGGGAAAGACAAGACTCCTGACGGCTTCGACGTTTGCTTTCAC
The DNA window shown above is from Candidatus Thorarchaeota archaeon and carries:
- a CDS encoding site-specific DNA-methyltransferase, coding for MTRNGDLASKRLDIGHTRTCDCPENHISCLTAKEWLRYQVAVWEFYYEKKDLRDKRIHPAVFPIGLPKRCIELFTHKGELVLDPFVGSGTTLLAARTLERNAVGFDLKKEYVETAQKRLREERSGGATQLAICDDALRVCDYLDDESVSLIVTSPPYASLLNRRRTNRSIRGDLRRSEHYMEVQQYSEDSRDLGTMTIEDYSNAIESIFAGILPVIRPKGNVIINITDYWWEGRRVPAHIYVVQSMQKAGYELRNTMIWDRRNLVNRTGIYGWPNNYITLSTTFEYLLHFWKPSERSES